In Dyadobacter subterraneus, a single genomic region encodes these proteins:
- a CDS encoding D-alanine--D-alanine ligase family protein, protein MRIGVFFGGPSREREISFAGGKTAFEYLDKSLFEPVPVFVDSFGRFIKLEHSLMYSKEIRDFYPAKSNQTGDFKTYIESFPEMAKQPVSSEIGILLSPDQFKDHFDFAFLAMHGPDCEDGAIQGLLEWFKIPYSGPGLMGSAVGIDKILQNEMIALVNNQQKKSWTLRYDQWIPREYSILFTVLKKHLGLPLVIKAPHQGSSIGVAIVKEDSLDAFVAAINQCFFQVELESKTWKALDATGKRAYVQRIANLDEGIGFPVVVNGDKIVYHPADLLEQLDNMFVVQDDVIVLSSSNAEDQVLLEEFIDGQEFSCGCIQFDNGKPLALPPSEVIKMVDVFDFNAKYKPGASRKRIPVDTTLEKNQEIQKVIAEVFQQLGITVCVRIDGFLTPEGTILLHDPNTIPGMSPTSFIFKQMAEIGLTVTQALTYFIRQSIRERIRLGKDTWNLRHLLEGLDEKITSAKNVIKPVKGILFDASDEHYALARQAYGKLNAEGVYKPIPVFHGTDGKYYQLPNPFMFKEYIVDVEGLISQGRHPLLIETAQKAKSLTDFFAGEIDDQIHVFDNTESIELSKDWVVVKVGQ, encoded by the coding sequence ATGCGCATAGGAGTTTTTTTTGGAGGTCCCTCCCGCGAAAGGGAAATTTCATTTGCGGGCGGGAAAACCGCTTTCGAGTACTTGGATAAATCACTTTTTGAGCCGGTTCCCGTTTTTGTTGACAGCTTCGGTCGCTTTATAAAACTGGAACATTCTTTGATGTACTCAAAGGAAATAAGGGATTTCTACCCGGCAAAAAGTAATCAGACTGGCGATTTCAAAACTTATATAGAGTCATTCCCGGAAATGGCAAAACAACCGGTTTCATCCGAAATCGGTATTCTTTTATCTCCTGACCAATTTAAAGATCATTTTGATTTTGCATTTCTGGCCATGCACGGCCCGGATTGTGAAGATGGCGCTATTCAGGGGTTACTGGAATGGTTTAAAATTCCATACAGCGGTCCCGGTTTAATGGGTTCTGCCGTTGGGATTGATAAAATTCTTCAAAACGAAATGATTGCGCTGGTTAATAATCAGCAAAAGAAAAGCTGGACGCTGCGTTACGATCAGTGGATTCCGCGTGAATATTCTATTCTGTTTACGGTTCTGAAAAAACATCTTGGTCTGCCATTGGTAATAAAAGCACCGCATCAGGGTTCTTCAATAGGCGTTGCCATTGTGAAGGAAGATTCTCTGGATGCTTTTGTTGCTGCAATTAACCAATGTTTTTTTCAGGTTGAACTGGAAAGTAAAACCTGGAAAGCACTGGATGCCACTGGTAAACGTGCTTATGTACAACGCATTGCCAATCTGGATGAAGGTATAGGATTTCCGGTTGTTGTGAACGGGGATAAAATCGTTTATCATCCGGCTGATTTGCTTGAACAGCTCGACAACATGTTTGTTGTTCAGGATGATGTAATCGTTTTAAGCAGCTCAAACGCGGAAGATCAGGTTTTGCTTGAAGAATTTATTGACGGCCAGGAATTCTCCTGCGGTTGTATTCAGTTTGATAATGGAAAACCGCTTGCTTTGCCTCCAAGTGAAGTAATTAAAATGGTTGACGTTTTTGACTTTAATGCCAAATACAAACCGGGCGCAAGTCGCAAAAGAATTCCGGTAGATACTACGCTCGAAAAAAACCAGGAGATCCAGAAGGTTATTGCAGAAGTTTTCCAGCAATTGGGAATTACCGTTTGCGTGCGTATTGATGGATTTTTAACACCGGAAGGTACCATTTTACTTCATGACCCAAACACGATTCCGGGTATGTCGCCGACTTCTTTCATTTTTAAACAAATGGCAGAAATCGGATTGACGGTAACTCAGGCATTGACTTATTTTATTCGTCAATCGATTAGAGAAAGAATTCGTCTGGGAAAAGATACCTGGAATCTGAGACATTTGCTTGAAGGTTTGGATGAAAAAATTACTTCTGCGAAAAACGTTATCAAACCGGTAAAAGGAATTCTATTCGATGCTTCGGATGAACATTATGCATTGGCCAGACAAGCATATGGAAAATTGAATGCGGAAGGCGTTTATAAACCAATTCCTGTTTTTCATGGAACGGATGGCAAATATTATCAGCTTCCTAACCCGTTTATGTTCAAGGAATATATCGTGGATGTAGAAGGATTAATAAGTCAGGGAAGGCATCCGCTTTTGATTGAAACAGCTCAAAAAGCGAAGTCATTAACCGATTTTTTTGCTGGCGAAATTGATGATCAGATTCATGTTTTTGACAATACTGAATCAATAGAATTAAGTAAAGATTGGGTTGTAGTCAAAGTTGGACAATAA
- a CDS encoding MGH1-like glycoside hydrolase domain-containing protein — translation MAHGAEKVRLSLQKENKGWKKWGPYLSERQWGTVREDYSGNGDAWNYITHEMALSKTYRWGEDGIGGFSDNKQHICLSFAFWNHRDKFLKERIFGLTNRESNHGEDVKEMYYYLDSTPTHSYTKMLYKYPQQQFPYDKLRQENGKRGKADPEYEIMNTGVFDNNEYFDIFIEHAKADEEDIMMKVTVHNRGPKDAPITVLPTIMFRNTWSWGYEAFNYKPMMNGISNRLIEVTHRKHGKYNLYLDNADELLFCENESNLKKLYGTANNTAYPKDGINDYIVSGRKTTTVNPNNIGTKASGRFTKTIKAGESVVFRMRYVNHSISEPFGGFEDLFNKRIREADEFYDDIQKDVADADLRSIQRQAYAGMLWSKQFYYYNVYEWLKGDPAQPEPNQGRKWGRNSGWKHLYSANIISMPDKWEYPWFAAWDLAFHCVPLARVDADFAKRQLEILLREYYMHPNGQIPAYEWNFSDVNPPVHGWATWKVYEIDREQNNGVGDIEFLEKIFHKLLLNFTWWVNQKDDTGNNIFSGGFLGLDNIGVFDRSTPMPFGGKLQQADATGWMAMYTLNMLRISVEIALVHPVYQDMASKFFEHFLHIAGAMESIGGKNSSISLWDEEDQFYYDVIHIPNGQSILLKVRSIVGLIPLFAVEILDPQNLDKMPIFKRRVEWVLANRPDLARLISRWFESGKGENRLLSILRGHRMKMIMKRMLDENEFLSDYGVRALSKYHKDNPYKFYINGEVLQVDYTPGEALTDIMGGNSNWRGPIWFPLNYLIFDSLMKFHAYYGEDFQIEYPTNSGNLVTIKDAAMAIANRLIDIFKKDAEGRRAFNGDDEKMQTDPNFSDHILFYEYFHGDNGRGCGANHQTGWTGLVAELILKTSQEKMKEPAKLELPLSK, via the coding sequence ATGGCACACGGCGCAGAAAAAGTACGGTTAAGCCTACAAAAAGAAAACAAAGGTTGGAAAAAATGGGGGCCATATCTGTCTGAGCGTCAGTGGGGAACTGTACGCGAAGATTACAGCGGAAATGGTGATGCCTGGAATTATATAACCCACGAAATGGCTTTATCCAAAACGTATCGCTGGGGAGAAGATGGTATCGGAGGTTTTTCTGATAATAAACAGCATATCTGTCTCTCTTTCGCTTTTTGGAACCATCGTGATAAATTTTTAAAAGAACGGATATTTGGGTTGACAAACCGTGAATCAAATCACGGCGAGGATGTGAAGGAAATGTATTATTATTTGGATAGTACACCGACGCATTCCTATACAAAAATGCTCTACAAATATCCTCAGCAGCAATTTCCTTATGATAAACTTCGTCAGGAAAATGGCAAAAGAGGCAAGGCCGATCCTGAGTATGAAATCATGAATACGGGTGTGTTCGATAACAATGAATATTTCGACATTTTCATAGAACACGCCAAGGCGGATGAGGAAGATATTATGATGAAAGTGACGGTACATAACCGTGGCCCGAAAGATGCTCCGATCACCGTTTTGCCAACAATCATGTTCAGAAATACCTGGTCGTGGGGATATGAGGCGTTCAATTACAAACCGATGATGAACGGGATTTCAAACCGTTTGATCGAGGTGACGCACCGGAAACATGGAAAGTATAATCTTTATCTGGATAACGCGGATGAGCTTCTGTTTTGTGAAAATGAATCAAATCTTAAAAAGTTATACGGAACAGCGAATAATACGGCTTATCCAAAAGATGGAATAAACGATTATATCGTCAGCGGCAGAAAAACCACAACGGTTAATCCGAATAATATTGGAACAAAAGCTTCCGGACGTTTTACAAAAACGATCAAAGCCGGGGAAAGCGTTGTTTTTCGGATGCGTTATGTAAATCATTCTATTTCAGAACCTTTTGGTGGATTTGAAGATCTTTTCAACAAAAGAATCCGCGAGGCAGATGAGTTTTATGATGATATCCAGAAAGATGTAGCAGATGCTGATCTACGCTCGATTCAGCGCCAGGCTTATGCCGGGATGTTATGGAGTAAGCAGTTCTATTATTACAATGTTTACGAATGGCTGAAAGGCGATCCCGCCCAACCCGAACCTAATCAGGGACGAAAGTGGGGGAGGAATTCCGGATGGAAACATTTGTATTCGGCCAACATTATTTCGATGCCGGATAAATGGGAATATCCCTGGTTTGCTGCCTGGGATTTGGCTTTCCACTGTGTGCCGCTGGCTCGGGTAGATGCAGATTTTGCGAAACGACAGTTAGAAATTTTACTACGGGAATATTACATGCACCCGAACGGACAGATTCCTGCGTACGAATGGAATTTCTCTGATGTTAACCCGCCGGTTCATGGCTGGGCAACATGGAAGGTTTATGAAATTGACCGAGAGCAGAATAACGGCGTTGGTGATATTGAATTCCTTGAAAAAATATTCCACAAATTACTTCTGAATTTCACCTGGTGGGTTAACCAGAAAGATGATACCGGGAATAATATTTTCAGCGGAGGTTTCCTTGGACTGGATAATATCGGTGTATTTGACCGTTCCACGCCGATGCCTTTTGGTGGGAAATTACAACAGGCGGATGCAACAGGCTGGATGGCGATGTATACGCTGAACATGCTTCGAATTTCTGTGGAAATTGCTTTGGTACATCCGGTTTATCAGGATATGGCATCGAAATTTTTCGAGCACTTCCTGCATATTGCTGGTGCCATGGAATCCATTGGTGGTAAAAATTCTTCAATCAGTCTTTGGGATGAAGAAGATCAGTTTTACTATGATGTAATCCATATTCCAAACGGACAAAGTATTCTGCTGAAAGTGCGTTCGATCGTCGGTTTGATACCACTTTTTGCGGTTGAAATTCTTGATCCGCAGAATCTGGACAAAATGCCTATCTTCAAACGCCGGGTTGAATGGGTTTTGGCAAACAGGCCAGATCTTGCCCGTTTGATATCCCGTTGGTTTGAATCCGGAAAAGGAGAAAATCGCTTGTTATCGATTCTTCGCGGTCACCGGATGAAAATGATTATGAAGCGAATGTTGGATGAAAACGAATTTTTGTCTGATTACGGCGTTCGTGCTTTGTCTAAATATCATAAGGATAATCCTTATAAATTCTATATCAACGGAGAAGTATTGCAGGTTGATTACACGCCGGGTGAAGCTTTAACGGATATCATGGGTGGTAATTCCAACTGGCGCGGACCGATCTGGTTCCCGTTAAATTATCTGATTTTTGACTCTTTAATGAAATTTCATGCATATTATGGTGAGGATTTCCAGATAGAATATCCAACAAATTCAGGCAATCTCGTAACGATTAAAGATGCTGCAATGGCAATTGCCAATCGTTTGATCGATATCTTTAAAAAGGATGCAGAAGGCAGAAGGGCATTTAACGGAGACGATGAGAAAATGCAGACCGACCCGAATTTCAGTGATCATATTTTATTTTATGAATATTTCCATGGAGATAATGGCAGAGGATGCGGCGCAAATCACCAGACAGGCTGGACAGGTTTGGTTGCCGAGCTGATTCTTAAAACTTCTCAGGAAAAAATGAAAGAACCTGCCAAGCTGGAATTGCCGCTTAGTAAGTAA
- a CDS encoding phospho-sugar mutase has product MTAQLDPAVLAKVNTWLEGDYDIDTKQSIQQLIDEGNDTELTDAFYKDLEFGTGGLRGLIGVGSNRMNRYTVGTATQGLANYLNKAFPNQEIKVAIAYDSRIKSDEFSQIIADIFSASGITVYLFEALRPTPELSFAIRQLGCQSGVVVTASHNPKEYNGYKAYWNDGSQVVAPHDSNIIDEVNAIKSIDDIKFEGDPSKIIKIGADVDEKYLDHILSLSISKDAIARQKDLKIVYTPLHGTGVTLVPPLLKKMGFESVTVIEEQAEPNGNGQFPTVVYPNPEESEAMSKAVEKAKEIDADLVLGTDPDADRVGIAAKNHHGEIQLLNGNQTASVLIYYLLNAWKDAGKLTGTQFVCKTIVTTDLIDKMAASYDVKCYNTLTGFKYIAQVIREKEGIEQFIGGGEESYGYLIGDAVRDKDAIASCAMIAELTAYAKDKGLSLFDMLIEIYKKFGFYYEGLISLTKKGKTGAEEIQQMMADFRANPPKTLAGSDVIRMDDYKALTTTDFTAGTTTSIPSGEMGIESSNVLQFFTVDGTKFTCRPSGTEPKIKFYVGVRAELEGKDEFDSVYAGLKEKVKSIGEELGLK; this is encoded by the coding sequence ATGACCGCACAATTAGATCCTGCTGTTTTGGCCAAAGTAAATACCTGGCTTGAAGGCGATTACGATATCGATACCAAACAATCAATCCAGCAATTGATTGATGAGGGAAATGATACTGAACTTACTGACGCATTTTACAAGGATCTTGAATTTGGAACGGGTGGTTTACGTGGATTAATCGGTGTAGGTTCAAACCGCATGAACCGTTACACAGTGGGTACTGCAACGCAGGGTTTGGCAAATTATCTTAACAAAGCATTTCCAAACCAGGAAATTAAAGTTGCGATAGCCTACGATAGCCGCATAAAATCTGACGAGTTTTCACAGATTATTGCTGATATTTTTTCCGCAAGCGGGATCACCGTTTATCTTTTCGAAGCACTTCGTCCAACACCTGAACTTTCTTTTGCAATTCGTCAATTAGGCTGTCAAAGTGGTGTTGTTGTTACGGCTTCTCATAATCCAAAAGAATACAACGGATACAAAGCTTACTGGAATGACGGTTCACAAGTTGTGGCTCCGCATGATTCCAACATCATCGATGAGGTAAATGCCATCAAATCAATCGACGATATAAAATTTGAGGGTGATCCTTCGAAAATTATTAAAATCGGTGCTGATGTTGATGAAAAATATCTTGATCATATTCTGTCGCTTTCGATTTCAAAAGATGCGATTGCGCGTCAGAAAGATCTGAAAATCGTTTATACACCTTTGCACGGAACGGGTGTTACGCTAGTTCCGCCATTGTTGAAAAAAATGGGTTTTGAATCGGTGACGGTTATTGAAGAACAGGCAGAACCAAATGGTAATGGCCAGTTCCCAACGGTTGTTTATCCAAATCCGGAAGAGAGCGAAGCAATGTCCAAAGCAGTTGAAAAAGCCAAGGAAATTGACGCTGATCTTGTTTTGGGAACAGATCCTGATGCGGACAGAGTTGGTATCGCTGCTAAAAATCACCATGGTGAAATTCAGCTTTTAAATGGTAACCAGACTGCCAGCGTCCTGATCTATTATCTTTTGAACGCATGGAAAGATGCAGGAAAATTAACCGGAACTCAGTTTGTTTGTAAAACAATTGTAACTACTGATTTAATTGATAAAATGGCTGCGTCTTATGACGTGAAATGCTATAATACCTTAACTGGTTTCAAATACATCGCTCAGGTAATTCGTGAGAAAGAAGGTATTGAACAATTTATCGGTGGTGGTGAAGAAAGTTATGGTTATCTGATCGGTGACGCCGTTCGTGATAAAGATGCTATTGCTTCCTGCGCTATGATCGCTGAGTTGACAGCTTATGCAAAAGACAAAGGATTGAGTCTTTTTGATATGCTAATTGAAATCTATAAAAAATTCGGATTTTACTATGAAGGATTGATTTCATTGACCAAAAAAGGGAAAACAGGTGCAGAAGAAATACAGCAAATGATGGCTGACTTCCGTGCCAATCCTCCTAAAACTTTGGCTGGTTCTGACGTAATCCGCATGGATGATTACAAAGCGTTAACCACTACGGATTTTACGGCCGGAACTACAACGTCGATTCCATCAGGAGAAATGGGAATTGAATCATCCAATGTACTTCAATTCTTTACCGTTGATGGTACCAAATTTACTTGTCGCCCATCAGGAACGGAGCCTAAGATTAAATTCTATGTTGGTGTTCGCGCTGAGCTTGAAGGTAAAGACGAATTCGACAGTGTTTATGCCGGATTGAAAGAAAAAGTGAAATCGATAGGTGAGGAGTTGGGGTTGAAATAA
- a CDS encoding M56 family metallopeptidase, with protein sequence MTTSAPKISTEIITQKFSEVSSLNSPQIQLTITDIILTIYFLGVIFMFTKLLAQLIKLCYTLWKSPSEKLENGIILIRNRNTFSPYSFFRWIVCDPKKHSTRELEHILAHESEHILQWHSLDLLLAEAQRIVLWFNPFAWFHQKMVQENLEYLADHAVLKSGFQKKQYQFSLLKTVMQRNEIPLTNSFAQSLLKKRIRMMNRKPSQIWVIGKYAALVAILYLSSAFVAPYSREIELLIPETTIPKVIEFIRKDEIVKSPKLDLLEKGKQNIPDVLPKTKKSKWVLERNGTLYWAISPLATLDDINEIRKEIKSFGGEMNINKIEYDPLQKFITTLTVDVKINRSAGRGFQNENSSYTPMKGSSGYITKNGNLGMGFTPPESINLEIEKDYQKAISLQKINSNYYLEDEIKSSFKGQNMGFSGRDFSYKTLKSEKAEDGLKQIGIEIAFDNTLTIMPVNQFAKFYLNGTTSTLSDLNTISFDQLEEIRYFINTLGQRYILVRTK encoded by the coding sequence TTGACAACCTCCGCTCCAAAGATCTCGACAGAAATTATTACACAAAAATTCAGTGAAGTTTCTTCTTTAAATTCTCCGCAGATCCAGTTGACGATCACTGATATAATTTTAACAATCTATTTTTTGGGTGTGATTTTTATGTTCACAAAGTTGCTGGCCCAACTTATTAAATTGTGTTATACACTTTGGAAATCGCCATCTGAAAAACTGGAAAACGGCATTATTTTAATCAGAAATCGAAATACCTTTTCTCCTTATTCATTTTTCCGATGGATTGTTTGTGATCCAAAAAAACATTCGACTCGTGAGCTTGAACACATTTTAGCGCATGAAAGTGAGCATATTTTGCAATGGCACAGCCTTGATCTTTTGCTCGCAGAAGCACAGCGAATTGTTCTCTGGTTCAATCCATTCGCATGGTTTCATCAAAAAATGGTTCAGGAAAACCTGGAATATCTGGCCGATCATGCTGTTTTGAAAAGTGGTTTCCAAAAGAAACAATATCAATTCAGTCTTTTGAAAACGGTTATGCAACGAAATGAAATTCCATTAACCAATTCATTTGCGCAATCATTATTAAAAAAGCGTATCAGGATGATGAACAGAAAACCATCTCAGATTTGGGTAATTGGTAAATACGCAGCCTTAGTAGCAATACTCTATTTGTCATCTGCTTTTGTAGCTCCTTATAGTCGTGAAATTGAATTACTTATTCCTGAAACGACTATACCAAAGGTGATAGAATTTATCAGAAAAGATGAAATCGTTAAAAGTCCGAAGCTTGATTTATTAGAAAAAGGCAAACAAAATATTCCCGATGTTTTGCCAAAAACTAAAAAAAGTAAATGGGTTTTGGAAAGAAATGGAACACTTTACTGGGCGATATCTCCGCTTGCGACACTTGACGATATCAATGAAATAAGGAAGGAAATCAAAAGTTTTGGAGGAGAAATGAATATCAACAAAATTGAATATGATCCGTTGCAAAAGTTTATTACAACACTTACCGTCGATGTAAAAATAAACCGTTCAGCAGGGCGAGGTTTTCAAAACGAGAATTCTTCTTACACTCCTATGAAAGGAAGTTCAGGTTATATTACAAAAAACGGGAATTTAGGTATGGGTTTCACTCCACCTGAAAGTATTAATCTTGAAATAGAAAAAGATTATCAAAAAGCGATTTCACTCCAAAAAATTAATTCAAATTATTATTTAGAAGATGAGATCAAATCTTCATTCAAGGGCCAGAACATGGGTTTTAGTGGTCGGGATTTTTCTTACAAAACTTTGAAAAGCGAAAAGGCAGAAGACGGGTTAAAACAAATTGGCATCGAAATAGCATTTGATAATACACTGACCATTATGCCAGTCAATCAGTTTGCCAAATTTTATCTGAATGGAACCACATCGACGCTCTCGGATTTAAATACAATTTCATTCGACCAGCTTGAAGAAATCAGATATTTCATCAATACCCTCGGACAGCGATATATTCTGGTTCGTACCAAATAA
- a CDS encoding BlaI/MecI/CopY family transcriptional regulator — MESERLTNKEEEVMQVLWSLQNAFVKDMLPLFTKPKLHYNTLSTIIRNLEEKGYVGHKQFGNTHEYYPAISKEDYQNNFVLKKVVGNYFNDSYKDLVAYFAKNEKVSPDELREIIRMIEKEE, encoded by the coding sequence ATGGAATCAGAAAGACTTACAAATAAGGAAGAAGAGGTGATGCAGGTGCTTTGGAGTTTGCAAAATGCTTTTGTAAAAGACATGCTGCCTCTTTTCACCAAGCCAAAGCTTCATTATAACACACTTTCGACGATAATCCGGAATCTCGAAGAAAAAGGATATGTCGGGCATAAGCAATTTGGTAACACGCATGAATATTATCCAGCCATAAGCAAGGAAGATTACCAGAATAATTTTGTGCTGAAAAAGGTGGTTGGCAATTATTTTAATGACTCCTACAAAGACCTGGTTGCCTACTTTGCTAAAAATGAAAAAGTGAGTCCTGATGAACTGCGCGAAATTATCAGGATGATTGAAAAAGAAGAATGA
- a CDS encoding carboxypeptidase-like regulatory domain-containing protein, producing the protein MVISISFAQQNNAVILVGKVTDGKTGKPLPFANVFVNNSTIGTNADENGNYRLTGLTIGSIEMAVSFLGYETVKQTLRFEQPGVKTVQFKLIEGMQLTGVTVYAKKNKKREKHLAIITRELLGKSPFAKQCKILNPEVLRISLDDNGHLSAQTTSALIIENNALGYKIFQDLDDFDYYEGKVYYGGSTRFQLLTPKDTVQKKLWRSNQVIAYQGSLKHLLASMVSDSLQENGFKVFQEIPDSLRMFRSVRSMNGYNYITNNVHNRIEQVRGDRLIRDGELSTERLVVSRTMLEVFYTKKHGSSPYADMPYAYTQIKFPQGYCVITPQGWVVMPMGFEIAGFLGNDRYSTLLPADWKREE; encoded by the coding sequence TTGGTCATTTCAATCTCTTTCGCTCAGCAGAATAATGCGGTTATACTTGTAGGAAAAGTTACGGATGGAAAGACGGGCAAACCACTGCCTTTTGCCAATGTTTTTGTTAACAATTCTACCATTGGGACAAATGCAGATGAAAACGGAAATTATAGATTAACGGGATTGACGATAGGCAGTATCGAAATGGCCGTGTCTTTTTTGGGTTATGAAACGGTAAAACAGACGTTAAGATTTGAGCAGCCTGGTGTTAAAACGGTTCAGTTTAAGCTGATTGAAGGAATGCAGCTGACTGGTGTAACAGTTTACGCTAAGAAAAATAAAAAGCGTGAAAAACACCTGGCTATTATTACAAGAGAATTATTAGGCAAATCCCCTTTTGCCAAACAATGCAAAATATTAAATCCGGAAGTTCTTCGGATTTCTCTCGACGACAATGGTCATTTAAGTGCACAAACCACTTCTGCGCTCATTATTGAAAACAATGCGCTGGGCTACAAAATTTTCCAGGATCTGGATGATTTTGATTACTATGAAGGAAAAGTATATTACGGTGGAAGTACCCGTTTTCAGTTGTTAACGCCAAAAGATACGGTTCAGAAAAAACTTTGGAGGAGCAATCAGGTGATCGCGTATCAAGGTTCGCTCAAACATCTTTTAGCTAGCATGGTTTCGGATAGTTTGCAGGAAAATGGATTTAAGGTTTTTCAGGAAATTCCGGATTCTTTGAGAATGTTTCGCTCTGTGAGAAGTATGAACGGATACAATTATATCACCAACAATGTTCATAACAGGATTGAGCAGGTTCGTGGCGACAGGCTTATAAGGGACGGGGAATTGTCCACGGAAAGACTGGTTGTATCAAGAACAATGCTGGAAGTTTTTTACACAAAAAAACATGGAAGCTCTCCTTATGCCGACATGCCATATGCCTACACGCAAATTAAATTTCCACAAGGATATTGCGTAATTACGCCACAAGGCTGGGTCGTTATGCCCATGGGATTTGAAATCGCCGGTTTTCTGGGAAATGACAGATATTCGACGTTGTTGCCGGCGGATTGGAAAAGAGAAGAATAA
- a CDS encoding FG-GAP repeat domain-containing protein gives MAEGQKLAQKYCSTCHLPVEPSLLDKETWKNQVLPAMAKQLGLEVWQNNHYFQNEKSSISQGDWMKIIAYYDSLAPVKLPQTKAPTAPKNDWAIFSLKSPKNDTNFIATTTLVSINNKDHNIYTNSSENPDLFKWDSNLNKTLAAKLPSPAVNVLFSDNRNILTLIGEMKALDIPNGEIIQLDNTQKSTSITSNLIRPIQTLSADFNKDGSTDYVVCSFGHNKGGLYLLKQLPENKFEKTPIREIAGATQAITGDFNKDGWPDIMALFAHADEGIWIFLNDQKGGFKTENILRFPPVFGSSSFQLADMNKDGNPDIIYTAGDNSDYSRILKPYHGVYIYINTGNFNEGNLHFKKTYFYPLHGATKVIAKDFDRDGDIDLATISFFADFQNNPSGSFLYFEQNTTKTSLNFIPHAMPINKLGRWICMDAEDMDGDGDQDLVLGNYSKGFLNQENFKPDWDVHVPFIILENKRF, from the coding sequence ATGGCGGAAGGGCAAAAATTGGCTCAGAAATATTGCAGCACTTGTCACTTACCCGTTGAGCCGTCTTTACTTGATAAAGAAACCTGGAAAAATCAGGTTTTACCTGCCATGGCAAAACAACTGGGATTGGAAGTTTGGCAAAACAATCATTATTTTCAAAACGAAAAATCTTCAATCTCTCAGGGCGACTGGATGAAAATCATTGCTTACTATGATTCATTAGCTCCGGTAAAACTCCCACAAACAAAAGCACCGACAGCTCCTAAAAATGACTGGGCTATTTTTTCTTTAAAATCACCAAAAAACGATACCAATTTTATTGCCACTACGACATTGGTTTCAATTAACAATAAGGATCATAACATTTACACAAACAGCTCAGAAAACCCGGATTTGTTTAAATGGGATTCAAATTTAAATAAAACACTTGCTGCTAAATTACCTTCGCCGGCGGTCAACGTTTTGTTTTCCGATAATAGGAATATCCTTACACTCATTGGAGAAATGAAAGCGCTTGATATTCCGAATGGTGAAATAATCCAGCTTGATAATACGCAAAAATCAACTTCTATTACTTCAAATTTAATCAGGCCAATACAAACTCTAAGTGCAGACTTTAATAAAGATGGATCAACGGATTATGTGGTTTGCAGTTTTGGCCATAATAAAGGCGGACTTTATCTTTTAAAACAATTGCCTGAAAACAAATTTGAAAAGACGCCAATAAGAGAAATAGCCGGCGCAACGCAGGCCATTACCGGAGACTTTAACAAGGATGGCTGGCCGGATATAATGGCTTTATTTGCCCATGCAGATGAAGGAATCTGGATATTTTTGAATGATCAGAAAGGAGGATTTAAAACTGAAAATATACTGCGTTTTCCGCCGGTTTTCGGTTCAAGCAGTTTTCAGTTAGCTGATATGAACAAAGACGGAAATCCGGATATTATTTATACCGCTGGCGACAACAGCGATTATTCAAGAATTTTAAAACCATATCACGGCGTTTACATTTATATCAATACAGGAAATTTCAATGAAGGAAATCTTCATTTTAAAAAAACCTACTTCTACCCTCTTCATGGCGCGACAAAAGTAATTGCCAAAGATTTTGACCGGGATGGAGATATTGATCTGGCCACAATTTCCTTTTTCGCAGATTTTCAAAATAATCCTTCCGGAAGCTTTCTCTATTTTGAACAAAATACAACCAAAACTTCACTGAATTTTATCCCGCATGCTATGCCAATAAATAAGCTGGGAAGATGGATTTGTATGGATGCAGAAGATATGGACGGAGACGGCGACCAGGATCTTGTACTGGGGAATTATTCCAAAGGGTTCCTAAACCAGGAAAACTTCAAACCAGATTGGGACGTGCATGTTCCATTTATAATCCTGGAAAACAAGAGATTTTAA